The Bradyrhizobium ottawaense genome window below encodes:
- a CDS encoding ABC transporter permease subunit: MRVETFKNLSRMPIALSVPAFAILLVVFGIPVVQLFLASLNAPAFSLTHYVAFFQQPAYIRVLLQTIEISAVATAVCLVIGYPTAYLIVIASKRVRVALIVLVFVPWLTSGLVRTYAWAVILGDHGLINNLLVYLGWISKPIQLIYNRVGVYIGMVHIMLPMMILPLLSVMHGIDRSLMPAARSMGARPFAAFWRVFFPLSLPGVRGGSLLVFVFCLGFYITPQVLGGLSDAMLSNFIVTQIQTSFNMAPVAASAFILLAITVIVLSMVGLDLSGTQPRAVQSARMLSSSRRCPLVALTRFFNDVATPYRAKRWTSQLYKPGGDSRWSDIFGGIFVVLVMVYLLSPGLIVIMMSFSAGAFLEFPPSGFSLQWYRAFFDDPSWTTSVWNSARLALPVAALSTIVGTLAAYGLSRTLPRLRAFLTMLILTPITFPVVVVGVATYFGLVKLGLIGTMTGIILAQSVGAIGTVVVIVSATLAQFDRRLEQAAQSLRAGPLQTFMRVTLPLIQPGIIGGAVFAFIHSFDEVVITSLVSGFSIRTLPVKMLENISQQIEPTIAAVGALLTLLPVLWLIALYIMWWRKRPGGNPGSLALQPKPALSEASTS; the protein is encoded by the coding sequence ATGCGGGTGGAAACGTTTAAAAACCTGAGCCGAATGCCCATTGCCCTTTCTGTGCCGGCATTCGCAATCCTGCTGGTCGTCTTCGGCATACCCGTCGTCCAGCTCTTCTTGGCGAGCCTTAACGCGCCGGCCTTTTCGCTCACGCACTACGTCGCGTTCTTCCAGCAACCGGCCTATATTCGTGTCCTCCTTCAGACAATCGAAATAAGCGCGGTCGCTACGGCTGTGTGTCTCGTCATCGGCTATCCAACAGCCTATCTCATCGTGATCGCCTCCAAGCGGGTGCGCGTCGCGCTCATCGTGCTCGTTTTCGTCCCGTGGCTGACAAGTGGGCTGGTGCGCACCTATGCATGGGCGGTGATTCTTGGCGACCACGGTCTGATCAATAATTTGCTTGTCTATCTTGGGTGGATCTCTAAGCCGATACAGCTCATTTACAATCGCGTGGGCGTCTACATTGGCATGGTGCATATCATGCTGCCCATGATGATCCTGCCGCTGCTCAGCGTTATGCATGGCATTGACAGATCGTTGATGCCTGCGGCCCGCAGTATGGGAGCTCGGCCCTTTGCAGCCTTCTGGCGCGTATTCTTTCCGCTGAGCCTGCCCGGTGTCCGCGGCGGCTCGCTGCTGGTATTTGTGTTCTGCCTTGGGTTCTACATCACGCCCCAAGTCCTCGGCGGATTGAGCGACGCCATGTTATCGAATTTCATTGTCACTCAGATTCAGACTTCATTCAATATGGCACCTGTCGCTGCGTCGGCCTTCATACTCCTGGCAATCACAGTGATCGTGCTCTCCATGGTTGGGCTTGATCTTTCCGGTACGCAGCCTCGGGCAGTGCAGTCAGCGCGCATGCTCTCATCGAGCAGGCGATGCCCATTAGTCGCATTGACACGATTCTTCAATGACGTTGCCACTCCCTATCGGGCTAAGCGCTGGACGAGTCAGCTCTATAAACCTGGTGGCGACAGCCGCTGGTCCGACATCTTCGGCGGGATCTTTGTCGTGCTTGTGATGGTGTACCTGCTGTCGCCGGGCTTGATTGTTATCATGATGTCGTTTAGCGCCGGTGCCTTTCTGGAATTTCCTCCGTCTGGCTTTTCGCTGCAGTGGTACCGCGCCTTCTTCGACGATCCGTCGTGGACTACCTCCGTATGGAATAGTGCTCGGCTTGCTTTGCCGGTTGCTGCGCTGTCGACCATCGTCGGAACACTTGCAGCGTACGGTCTGAGCCGCACACTCCCTCGGTTACGCGCCTTTCTCACCATGCTTATTCTGACACCGATCACCTTTCCGGTGGTTGTCGTCGGTGTCGCGACCTATTTCGGTCTGGTCAAACTCGGCCTAATTGGAACAATGACCGGTATCATCCTTGCCCAGAGCGTTGGCGCCATCGGCACGGTCGTCGTCATCGTTTCGGCGACGCTGGCTCAATTCGACCGGCGGTTGGAGCAGGCGGCACAAAGCCTTCGAGCCGGCCCTCTGCAGACTTTCATGAGGGTTACGCTGCCGCTGATCCAACCAGGTATTATCGGAGGCGCCGTCTTCGCGTTTATCCACTCGTTCGACGAGGTCGTCATAACATCGCTTGTCAGTGGGTTCTCGATCCGCACCCTACCGGTAAAAATGTTGGAAAACATAAGCCAACAGATCGAGCCTACTATAGCTGCGGTGGGCGCGCTGCTAACGCTTCTTCCCGTGCTTTGGCTGATTGCACTCTACATCATGTGGTGGCGGAAGAGGCCGGGCGGCAATCCGGGCTCACTGGCGCTGCAACCTAAGCCGGCGCTTTCAGAGGCATCGACCTCGTAG
- a CDS encoding ABC transporter ATP-binding protein, translated as MENGPDSAEIEFRRVTKTYGAIAAIEDVSLAVRGGEFLTILGPSGSGKTTALMLLAGFVAPTKGDILISGKSVAAVPSYRRDQGIVFQSYALFPHLTVRRNLEFPLEMRGIKAAEKAMRVNRMLQRVHLNDYGDRMPSQLSGGQQQRVALARALIADPPILLLDEPLGALDRNLREQMQVEIKSLHKEFGKTTICVTHDQEEALTLSDRIVVMRAGRIEQTDTPEALYDRPATRFVANFLGEANIFESPAFRIETAAPQPSGAVMMIRPERICIAAPGAPKRDDADLCQSITGAVSDMIYAGPLRKYQVRVGDCLIAVREHVASGQQIFQPGDAVRLDWLRSDVRFVAV; from the coding sequence CTGGAGAACGGTCCTGATTCCGCGGAAATCGAATTCCGGCGCGTCACGAAGACATATGGAGCGATTGCGGCGATCGAGGATGTCTCGCTCGCGGTTCGTGGCGGGGAGTTTCTGACCATTCTCGGTCCGAGCGGCTCGGGCAAGACCACAGCGCTCATGCTGCTTGCCGGATTCGTGGCTCCCACCAAGGGAGACATCCTCATTTCCGGGAAGTCGGTCGCGGCGGTGCCCTCCTATCGGCGCGACCAAGGCATTGTATTCCAGAGTTATGCGCTGTTTCCGCACCTCACTGTGCGGCGTAATCTCGAGTTCCCGCTCGAAATGCGCGGCATAAAGGCGGCCGAGAAGGCGATGCGTGTCAACCGCATGCTTCAGCGCGTGCATCTCAATGACTACGGTGACCGCATGCCATCGCAACTAAGCGGCGGGCAGCAGCAGCGCGTGGCGCTTGCTCGCGCGCTGATCGCCGACCCGCCGATCCTCCTGCTCGACGAACCGCTCGGAGCGCTCGATCGCAATCTTCGCGAGCAAATGCAGGTCGAGATCAAGAGCCTGCACAAGGAATTCGGCAAGACCACCATATGCGTCACGCACGATCAGGAAGAGGCGCTCACCCTTTCGGATCGCATCGTCGTCATGCGGGCGGGGCGGATCGAGCAGACCGACACGCCAGAAGCCCTCTATGATCGGCCGGCGACACGTTTCGTGGCCAATTTTCTGGGCGAGGCCAACATCTTCGAAAGCCCTGCGTTCAGGATCGAAACTGCTGCACCGCAGCCTTCCGGCGCCGTGATGATGATCCGGCCCGAACGTATTTGTATCGCCGCACCTGGGGCTCCAAAACGTGACGATGCGGACCTGTGCCAGTCCATCACCGGAGCAGTGAGTGACATGATCTACGCCGGTCCTTTGCGCAAATACCAGGTACGCGTCGGCGACTGCCTGATCGCAGTACGAGAGCATGTCGCATCGGGACAACAGATCTTCCAGCCTGGCGATGCAGTGCGGCTCGACTGGTTGCGGTCGGACGTCCGCTTCGTCGCAGTGTGA
- a CDS encoding IS5 family transposase (programmed frameshift) translates to MRAGLFWLNDRQWARIEPHLPRGLTGPDRDDDRRIVSGIIHMLQSGARWRDCPREYGPYTTIYNRFNRWAKRGRWCAIFEALAKPGEDGVVLSLDSTSIKAHRCASGGKGGSTNQAIGRSRGGRTTKIHALSDPLCRPVVLHLTPGQDADIAAAPDVLALAPPMSVLLADKGYDGDKLRGEIIRRGAKPVIPNKSNRVVIHRFNKRAYKGRNVIERCFCRLKDFRRIATRYDKLARNFLAAVHLAALVAYWLN, encoded by the exons ATGCGCGCTGGTTTGTTTTGGCTGAACGACAGGCAATGGGCGCGTATCGAACCGCATCTGCCGAGGGGACTGACGGGGCCGGATCGGGACGACGACCGACGCATCGTCAGCGGCATCATTCACATGCTGCAATCGGGTGCACGATGGCGTGATTGTCCACGTGAATACGGCCCTTACACGACGATCTACAATCGCTTCAATCGCTGGGCCAAGCGAGGACGATGGTGCGCAATCTTCGAAGCGCTGGCCAAGCCTGGCGAAGACGGCGTCGTACTGTCGCTCGACTCGACCTCGATTAAAGCTCACCGGTGTGCCTCCGGCGGAAAAGGGGGGAGCACAA ATCAAGCAATCGGCCGCTCGCGCGGAGGCCGCACGACAAAAATCCATGCGCTGAGCGATCCGCTCTGCCGGCCGGTCGTCCTGCATCTGACTCCAGGCCAGGATGCCGATATCGCTGCGGCTCCCGATGTCCTGGCGCTCGCGCCACCCATGAGCGTGCTCCTCGCCGACAAAGGGTATGATGGCGACAAGCTTCGCGGCGAAATCATTCGTCGTGGCGCCAAGCCCGTAATCCCCAATAAATCTAACCGTGTCGTCATCCATCGCTTCAACAAACGCGCCTACAAAGGACGAAATGTCATCGAACGCTGCTTTTGCAGGCTCAAGGACTTCCGGCGCATCGCCACGCGATATGACAAGCTCGCCCGTAATTTTTTGGCCGCTGTTCATCTCGCCGCTCTCGTCGCATATTGGCTCAATTGA
- a CDS encoding ABC transporter substrate-binding protein — MSSVIAVGTLSSVDGPVSAQSSRELRVAFSGGNFGKAIAEAYVKPFQTETGVKVIQITQDIDAAQIATMVHASNITVDVLLMNQVSAFTLAAKGNLEKIDYSIYRQVELEATQHYCKQPFGFGSFVYSMNMIYNTGKFPGDKPRPSTWAEFWDVKKFPGARTLRTGQYGALGPFEEALLADGVPVDALYPMDIDRVFASLDKIKPHIRKWWSTGSEILQMMRDNVADVAQGYDGRAQALIDEGAPIEISRSQAKLAWDNWIIPKGSPNVQSAQKFIELTSRADRQAAFAQLFTLAPSNHSAYKQLPENVARKLATYPEYMASSFAINPKWYLESGPDGLSNMERLIQRWNEWSLR; from the coding sequence ATGTCGTCCGTTATCGCGGTCGGCACGCTGTCTTCTGTCGATGGCCCGGTATCGGCGCAATCCTCACGCGAGTTGCGCGTGGCATTTAGCGGGGGCAATTTTGGCAAGGCCATCGCCGAAGCTTATGTGAAGCCTTTCCAGACCGAGACCGGAGTTAAGGTAATTCAGATTACGCAGGATATAGACGCGGCCCAGATCGCGACGATGGTGCATGCGAGCAACATCACGGTCGACGTACTTCTTATGAATCAAGTCTCGGCGTTTACCTTGGCCGCGAAAGGAAATCTTGAAAAAATCGACTACTCGATCTACAGGCAGGTGGAATTAGAGGCGACGCAACATTACTGCAAACAGCCCTTTGGTTTCGGTAGTTTCGTATATTCCATGAACATGATTTACAATACGGGGAAGTTCCCGGGTGACAAGCCGCGGCCCTCCACGTGGGCCGAATTCTGGGATGTTAAGAAGTTTCCTGGAGCACGTACCCTCAGGACCGGGCAGTACGGCGCACTGGGTCCCTTCGAGGAAGCTCTGCTGGCGGACGGCGTTCCTGTGGATGCGCTCTACCCAATGGATATCGACCGTGTTTTCGCGAGCCTCGATAAAATCAAGCCGCACATCCGCAAGTGGTGGTCGACCGGATCCGAGATCCTGCAAATGATGCGTGATAACGTGGCTGACGTCGCGCAAGGCTATGACGGGCGGGCGCAAGCATTGATCGATGAAGGCGCGCCGATCGAAATCAGTAGGAGTCAGGCCAAGCTGGCTTGGGATAACTGGATCATTCCGAAAGGCAGTCCGAACGTCCAGAGCGCGCAGAAGTTCATTGAGCTCACGTCTCGCGCCGACCGCCAGGCAGCGTTCGCGCAATTGTTCACCCTCGCTCCGAGCAATCACAGTGCCTACAAGCAGCTACCCGAAAATGTAGCCCGCAAACTTGCGACCTACCCCGAGTACATGGCGAGCAGCTTCGCCATAAATCCGAAGTGGTACTTGGAGTCCGGACCGGACGGCTTGTCGAACATGGAGCGGCTAATCCAGCGCTGGAATGAATGGAGTCTGCGTTAG
- a CDS encoding serine hydrolase domain-containing protein — translation MNGMETVNTAACTSEDASLPPGGAAMLRWTRDQQIVGCRSREKIDPVRGISRGPHVYVLPTALHQISPRWTWRGQDLDVDRHIKAERVSGVIVLKNRQVLLERYGLGRTAKDRWTSYSVGKSVTSILIGAAIQDGYINGMDAPLIDYIHELKGSAYDGVTVRQLLTMTSGVKWSEDYTDPNSDDALLMTAPFIDGVNPGVAYMRRLPRIHRPGAKFDYKTGDSHLAGVLVSKAAGKSMSEYLSDKLWRPFGMEQDAFWVVDPAGQEYGGGGFITTLRDYARIGQFMLDGGRAGAIQVLSPGWLAEATRAHLTFSPTSTGATGYGYHWWIYKDAYAALGHAGQAIFVYPKDKIVIAINSAWPEPNLPEYGQAQAAFVEALHAAAVAQPEGPARNAW, via the coding sequence ATGAATGGGATGGAGACTGTGAATACAGCGGCATGCACATCCGAGGACGCGTCGCTTCCGCCGGGCGGCGCGGCTATGCTGCGATGGACCCGAGATCAACAGATCGTCGGCTGCCGTAGTAGAGAGAAGATCGATCCGGTCCGTGGGATAAGCCGCGGCCCGCACGTTTACGTCCTGCCTACAGCCCTCCATCAGATCTCGCCACGCTGGACTTGGAGGGGACAAGACCTGGATGTCGATCGCCACATTAAGGCGGAGCGCGTCTCTGGCGTCATTGTGCTGAAGAACCGACAGGTGCTTCTCGAGCGCTATGGTCTCGGGCGTACAGCGAAGGACCGTTGGACCTCCTACTCCGTTGGGAAATCAGTAACTTCTATCCTGATTGGCGCGGCTATCCAGGATGGTTACATCAACGGCATGGATGCGCCCCTCATCGACTATATCCATGAGCTAAAAGGCAGCGCCTACGACGGCGTAACCGTCCGACAACTCTTGACCATGACTTCGGGGGTCAAGTGGAGTGAGGATTACACGGACCCGAACTCGGACGACGCCCTGCTGATGACGGCCCCTTTCATAGACGGCGTCAACCCCGGCGTCGCTTACATGCGCCGTCTGCCCAGAATCCACCGGCCCGGGGCCAAGTTCGACTACAAGACCGGCGATTCCCATCTGGCCGGGGTCTTAGTTTCCAAGGCGGCCGGGAAGTCGATGTCAGAGTACCTCTCAGACAAGCTCTGGCGGCCCTTTGGGATGGAACAGGACGCATTCTGGGTGGTAGATCCAGCAGGCCAAGAGTACGGCGGCGGCGGTTTCATCACGACGCTGCGCGATTACGCTCGCATCGGGCAATTCATGCTGGACGGTGGTAGGGCCGGCGCCATCCAGGTGCTGTCGCCCGGTTGGTTGGCGGAGGCAACCCGCGCTCATTTGACCTTCTCACCCACGAGTACGGGAGCGACGGGTTATGGTTATCACTGGTGGATTTACAAGGACGCCTACGCGGCGCTGGGCCACGCCGGCCAGGCGATCTTTGTCTATCCGAAGGACAAGATCGTCATCGCGATCAACTCTGCGTGGCCTGAACCCAACCTGCCCGAGTATGGCCAGGCCCAGGCTGCCTTCGTCGAGGCCCTCCATGCAGCGGCTGTGGCGCAGCCTGAAGGCCCCGCGCGCAATGCTTGGTGA
- a CDS encoding transposase has product MDNLTGLGLDPGICRLFIIDGAKALPKAIRQTFGGHTAIQRCQIHKSRIVERLSGHLHATIRKAA; this is encoded by the coding sequence GTGGACAACCTGACTGGCCTTGGGCTCGATCCTGGAATCTGCCGCCTCTTCATTATCGATGGTGCGAAGGCGCTGCCGAAGGCGATCCGCCAAACCTTCGGCGGTCACACGGCGATCCAACGGTGTCAGATCCACAAGAGCCGCATCGTCGAGCGCCTGTCGGGACATCTGCATGCGACGATCCGCAAGGCTGCGTGA
- a CDS encoding TauD/TfdA family dioxygenase: MSETMAVENVIPRADIVKHTDRLGAEIKNIALSDDLPDDIIVAFNRLLLEHKVIFFRDQGHLDDAQQQRFVLRPTESHKHNGFPIPCGCSQITSGL; the protein is encoded by the coding sequence ATGAGTGAAACAATGGCTGTTGAAAATGTCATTCCGCGAGCCGACATCGTCAAGCACACGGACCGGCTTGGTGCCGAAATCAAGAACATTGCGCTGTCGGACGATTTGCCTGACGATATCATCGTAGCGTTCAACCGGCTTCTGCTAGAGCATAAGGTCATCTTCTTCCGCGATCAGGGACATCTCGACGATGCACAGCAGCAGCGTTTTGTGCTCCGGCCTACCGAATCCCACAAACACAATGGGTTCCCGATCCCCTGCGGATGCTCGCAGATAACCTCTGGGCTGTGA